One window of the Chryseotalea sp. WA131a genome contains the following:
- a CDS encoding sodium/solute symporter (Members of the Solute:Sodium Symporter (SSS), TC 2.A.21 as described in tcdb.org, catalyze solute:Na+ symport. Known solutes for members of the family include sugars, amino acids, nucleosides, inositols, vitamins, urea or anions, depending on the system.): MITNLSSFDIFIVLAYFGVVFYVARWATLRRKHSNSEAASADYFLSGKSEGWIVIGSALFASNIGSEIILGLAGSGARADMPNAQFEILASLVLIILGWVFVPFYLKTGVYTMPQFLEMRYSPAARTYLSVVSILAYVLTKISLIIFSGALIFDMFGIPFWTGAIIIVLSTGLYTVLGGLTAVIYTDLLQTVILLAGTIAVTFFGLHQLGGWNEMTHTIAVANSESGSPSVSQFFNLWRLVSDTNYPWTGMLFGAPILGVWYWCTDQFIVQKVLSAKDISQARKGTLFAGFLKLLPVFIFLMPGIIAFALAKKGLLSFSLDNADQAMPAMITALLPVGIKGLAIAALLAALMSSLSSAFNSSSTLFTIDFYKRFKPQASEKQLVLVGQVATIVLVIVSLSWIPFMRTLMGGGMFHYLQNIQAYISPPIACVFLLGLFIKRINARGAIVSLWAGFVIGVSRLVTEYLAKEGMIHVEEGSFLQFMLGINFLHFALFLFLICGAILILVSFTAPAQSEEQLKLVTYKRTPSVKGESYSTDFWLTLLLIGSVIFLWILFSPWGIAG; encoded by the coding sequence ATGATTACAAACCTGAGTTCGTTCGATATCTTTATTGTACTTGCCTATTTTGGAGTTGTCTTTTACGTTGCCCGGTGGGCAACCCTCAGGCGCAAGCACAGCAACAGTGAGGCGGCATCTGCCGATTATTTTCTATCGGGAAAAAGTGAGGGGTGGATTGTAATCGGCTCAGCGCTCTTTGCATCTAACATTGGCTCTGAAATTATTTTGGGACTTGCCGGCTCTGGGGCGCGAGCGGATATGCCCAATGCACAGTTTGAAATTCTAGCTTCGTTGGTGCTGATTATTTTAGGGTGGGTGTTTGTGCCCTTCTATCTCAAAACAGGTGTGTACACCATGCCCCAGTTTTTAGAGATGCGGTACTCCCCTGCTGCGCGAACGTATCTCTCGGTGGTGTCCATATTAGCTTACGTGCTTACTAAAATTTCACTTATCATTTTTTCAGGCGCCTTGATCTTCGACATGTTTGGAATTCCGTTTTGGACGGGCGCGATCATCATTGTACTGTCAACTGGATTGTATACGGTACTTGGTGGATTGACAGCCGTTATTTACACCGATCTACTTCAAACGGTCATTTTATTGGCAGGAACAATTGCCGTTACGTTTTTTGGGTTGCACCAATTGGGTGGATGGAATGAGATGACGCATACCATTGCCGTGGCAAACTCAGAATCGGGCAGTCCAAGTGTGTCTCAATTTTTTAACTTATGGCGGCTCGTGTCGGATACAAATTACCCTTGGACAGGAATGTTGTTTGGTGCTCCGATCCTGGGCGTGTGGTATTGGTGTACCGATCAGTTTATCGTTCAGAAGGTATTGTCGGCAAAGGATATTAGTCAGGCACGAAAGGGTACTTTGTTTGCAGGCTTTCTAAAACTTCTTCCTGTATTTATTTTTTTAATGCCAGGCATCATTGCTTTCGCGTTAGCTAAAAAAGGATTGCTTTCGTTTTCGTTGGACAATGCTGATCAAGCCATGCCCGCTATGATCACTGCGTTGCTTCCTGTGGGAATCAAAGGACTAGCCATTGCTGCACTACTTGCTGCCTTGATGAGTTCACTATCATCTGCGTTCAATTCTTCGTCTACATTATTCACGATCGATTTTTATAAGCGCTTCAAGCCACAAGCATCCGAAAAGCAATTGGTATTGGTGGGCCAGGTTGCAACCATCGTGCTGGTGATTGTGAGTTTAAGTTGGATACCTTTTATGAGAACCCTGATGGGAGGGGGCATGTTTCATTATTTGCAAAACATTCAGGCATATATTTCTCCACCTATCGCTTGTGTGTTTTTGTTGGGTCTATTCATAAAACGCATTAATGCGCGCGGAGCTATTGTTTCGCTGTGGGCAGGGTTTGTGATTGGCGTTTCGCGATTAGTAACTGAATACTTGGCAAAAGAGGGAATGATTCATGTGGAGGAAGGAAGTTTTCTTCAATTTATGCTAGGCATTAACTTCTTGCATTTTGCACTATTTCTGTTTCTCATTTGCGGTGCGATATTGATTCTTGTGAGCTTCACGGCACCGGCACAATCGGAAGAGCAACTAAAATTGGTAACGTATAAACGAACTCCTTCGGTTAAAGGAGAAAGCTACTCAACTGATTTTTGGCTCACACTACTTTTGATAGGCAGTGTTATCTTTTTATGGATACTATTTAGCCCGTGGGGGATTGCCGGATAA
- a CDS encoding helix-turn-helix domain-containing protein, translating to MKIKLEKVKPDEGSSFRILKNPRLNEIFYWHYHPEYELIFIAGADGTRHIGNHISLFNGSDLVFMGPNIPHLNFDYGIRTEYEKIVIQLQEDFLEAALDHIPELSDIRTLFLKARKAIAFDGETKRMVGEKLKEMVQQNHFRQWILLLEIFQLLATSTESKVLNISPVEHNYNLKEQQRIKRIYRYVEEHYQEKIDVNEVVSLCSLSMAAFCRYFKRMTAMTFTEYLNQYRVNQAKKSLLRGNNVTEACFESGFTNLSYFNKTFNKYAKENPLHFKKRYSHALN from the coding sequence ATGAAGATCAAACTTGAAAAAGTAAAACCCGATGAGGGAAGCTCGTTCAGGATTTTGAAAAATCCTCGACTGAATGAGATTTTCTATTGGCATTACCATCCGGAATATGAATTGATTTTTATCGCTGGGGCAGATGGCACGCGGCATATTGGTAATCACATCTCTTTATTTAACGGTAGTGATCTCGTGTTTATGGGGCCGAATATTCCCCATCTAAATTTTGACTACGGTATTCGTACGGAATATGAAAAAATTGTGATCCAATTGCAGGAGGATTTTCTGGAAGCAGCACTCGATCATATACCAGAACTTTCGGACATTCGAACATTGTTTTTAAAAGCGCGAAAAGCCATTGCGTTCGATGGCGAAACCAAACGGATGGTGGGCGAAAAATTAAAGGAGATGGTGCAACAGAACCACTTTCGGCAATGGATCTTATTGTTAGAAATCTTTCAACTGCTTGCCACCAGCACGGAAAGTAAAGTGCTCAACATTTCACCTGTGGAACACAACTACAATTTGAAAGAGCAACAGCGCATCAAAAGAATTTACAGGTATGTAGAAGAACATTATCAAGAGAAAATAGATGTGAATGAAGTAGTGAGCCTTTGTAGTTTATCGATGGCTGCTTTCTGCCGGTACTTCAAGCGAATGACTGCTATGACGTTTACTGAATATTTAAATCAGTACCGTGTCAACCAAGCCAAGAAATCATTGTTGAGGGGTAATAACGTAACGGAAGCTTGCTTCGAGAGCGGCTTCACCAACTTGTCGTATTTCAACAAAACGTTTAACAAGTATGCCAAGGAAAACCCGCTGCATTTCAAAAAACGGTACTCACATGCACTTAACTAA
- a CDS encoding phytanoyl-CoA dioxygenase family protein: MAPTMAPTMIPNQNHKDIPGNPSTATSSKIKLSDRSNGKPLRVLSEDDWKFWKHNGYIVIKNAAPIENCERMAKLLWEFEEKDPNDPSTWYAPARAEMKMKELTNTGMVEIYNHQYLWDNRSVQRIYDAFVDIWGTEKLWVTIDRANLNLPIRPGYEYKGFIHWDYDPETKPQNVQGVLALADQTDENMGGFQCIPELFRTYDTWKLTQPEDRDHFKPDTTGFEFVKVKMEAGDMLIFNSAQPHGIRPNNSGTKVRMAQYISMMPAEEDNDGMREWRVNSWRNRIAPEGYAFPGDPRNWEQTKYQRAELTPLGKKLLGLEKW, translated from the coding sequence ATGGCGCCCACCATGGCGCCTACTATGATCCCCAATCAGAATCATAAAGATATTCCTGGCAATCCTTCTACAGCTACTTCCAGTAAAATCAAATTAAGTGATCGCTCAAACGGTAAGCCCCTTCGGGTTTTATCAGAAGATGATTGGAAATTTTGGAAGCACAATGGCTACATCGTCATCAAAAATGCTGCACCAATAGAAAATTGTGAACGAATGGCTAAACTGCTTTGGGAGTTTGAAGAAAAAGATCCGAACGACCCATCAACTTGGTATGCGCCAGCACGTGCCGAAATGAAAATGAAGGAACTCACCAATACAGGTATGGTGGAAATCTACAATCACCAATATTTGTGGGACAATCGATCTGTGCAACGGATATACGATGCCTTTGTGGATATATGGGGAACAGAAAAACTTTGGGTAACCATCGATCGTGCGAATTTGAATTTACCGATACGACCCGGTTACGAGTATAAAGGGTTTATTCATTGGGATTATGATCCAGAAACAAAACCACAAAACGTGCAAGGGGTTTTGGCATTGGCAGATCAAACCGATGAAAATATGGGCGGCTTTCAGTGCATCCCGGAATTGTTTCGCACCTATGATACCTGGAAACTGACACAACCAGAAGACCGCGATCATTTCAAACCCGACACCACGGGATTTGAATTCGTTAAAGTAAAAATGGAAGCGGGCGATATGCTGATTTTCAACAGTGCACAACCTCATGGAATACGGCCAAACAACTCAGGCACAAAAGTGCGCATGGCACAATACATTTCCATGATGCCGGCTGAAGAGGACAACGATGGCATGCGCGAATGGCGTGTTAATTCATGGCGCAATCGAATTGCTCCAGAAGGTTATGCTTTTCCGGGTGATCCACGCAACTGGGAACAAACCAAATATCAACGTGCCGAACTCACTCCGCTCGGGAAAAAATTATTAGGACTCGAAAAGTGGTAA
- a CDS encoding aldo/keto reductase, with product MKQLFSTLNNGITMPLLGLGVYDMYGHEAEQAVTNALEIGYRLIDTAAMYKNETEIGNAIRNSNVPRSEIFLTTKVADGDQGYDQTLRAFDASHQKLNCDYIDLYLVHWPIKKTRKDTWRALEKLYAEKRVRAIGVANYLIPFLHELETYGNIVPAVDQVEFSPYLFLEDLLNECMIKNVQLQAYTPLVRGQRFNDPKLIALANQYEKTPAQIILRWALQLGVSTIPKSSNLKRLKENFEVFDFTISDKDMNNINAFHENFRVVDDPMVLL from the coding sequence ATGAAACAACTTTTTTCAACGCTTAACAATGGCATTACTATGCCACTTTTAGGCTTAGGCGTTTACGACATGTATGGCCACGAAGCGGAGCAAGCCGTGACCAATGCCTTAGAAATAGGTTACCGCCTGATTGACACCGCTGCGATGTACAAAAATGAAACAGAGATTGGCAATGCGATTCGAAACAGCAATGTGCCCCGCAGCGAAATCTTTCTCACAACCAAGGTAGCCGATGGTGATCAGGGCTATGATCAAACCCTACGGGCATTTGACGCAAGCCATCAGAAACTGAATTGCGACTACATTGATTTGTACCTTGTACACTGGCCGATAAAGAAGACACGCAAGGACACTTGGAGAGCACTTGAAAAATTGTATGCCGAAAAAAGAGTGCGTGCCATCGGTGTAGCCAACTACCTTATCCCTTTTTTGCATGAGCTAGAAACGTATGGCAACATCGTTCCCGCTGTAGATCAAGTTGAGTTTAGTCCGTATTTATTTCTGGAAGACCTACTGAACGAATGCATGATAAAAAATGTGCAACTGCAAGCCTACACACCGCTGGTGCGTGGCCAGCGATTTAATGATCCAAAATTGATTGCTCTTGCAAATCAATACGAAAAAACCCCTGCCCAGATTATTTTGCGTTGGGCACTGCAGTTGGGTGTATCCACCATCCCAAAATCTTCTAACCTAAAAAGGCTAAAGGAGAATTTTGAGGTGTTTGATTTTACTATTTCAGATAAAGACATGAACAATATCAATGCTTTTCATGAAAACTTCAGAGTGGTAGATGATCCGATGGTGTTGTTGTAA